The following coding sequences are from one Caballeronia sp. SBC1 window:
- a CDS encoding type II toxin-antitoxin system HicA family toxin: MKRAHTKTLELIFARPVSANVRWADIEALFLELGATITEREGSRIAVVLFGQVQVYHRPHPRPTTDKGAIASVRKWLESNGVKP; the protein is encoded by the coding sequence ATGAAACGAGCCCACACCAAGACCCTTGAACTCATCTTTGCACGCCCCGTCTCGGCCAACGTGCGCTGGGCCGATATCGAGGCGCTTTTTCTCGAACTGGGCGCCACCATCACCGAACGCGAAGGCTCGCGGATCGCGGTCGTACTGTTTGGCCAAGTGCAGGTCTATCACCGCCCGCATCCCCGGCCAACTACCGATAAAGGTGCCATCGCCAGCGTGCGCAAGTGGCTCGAATCGAACGGAGTAAAACCATGA
- a CDS encoding type II toxin-antitoxin system HicB family antitoxin: MNILSIDNYRAVVTYDPDTDMLRGEFLGLNGGADFYASDIPTLKTEGAKSLAVFLDVCRENGIDPVRHFSGRFNARIDPELHARAVETAAAEGISLNQLIERAIEHEVRT, encoded by the coding sequence ATGAACATCCTGAGCATCGACAACTATCGTGCCGTCGTCACCTACGACCCGGACACTGACATGCTGCGCGGCGAATTCCTTGGCCTCAACGGCGGCGCAGACTTCTACGCGAGCGACATCCCCACGCTCAAGACCGAGGGAGCCAAGTCCTTGGCCGTATTCCTCGACGTCTGCCGCGAGAACGGTATCGATCCGGTGCGCCATTTCTCCGGCCGCTTCAATGCCCGCATCGATCCCGAGCTTCATGCACGTGCTGTCGAAACGGCTGCGGCTGAGGGCATTAGCCTCAACCAACTCATCGAACGCGCTATCGAACACGAAGTGCGCACCTGA